The Kineothrix sp. MB12-C1 genome includes a window with the following:
- the ilvD gene encoding dihydroxy-acid dehydratase, translating to MLKSQEVRKIAPEMDPLKMGMGWTVEELEKPQIIVESTYGNSHPGSTHLDTFIEETVKAVNTNGGKPARYFATDMCDGMAQGHDGINYSLAHREAIANLVEAQVNSVTFDGGVFIASCDKGVPAMLMSIGRLKDMSAIVVSGGVMEAAIMQEEYIVNDPSCARNELLTLEQIGKFSAMHERGEIPDEQLTFYKHNACPSCGACSFMGTAATMQVMAEALGLMLPGTAVMPALAPELKQAAYNAGVQIMKLVEQNITAGDIVTMKSFENAIMVHAAISGSTNAVMHISAIAHEFGFEIDADTFDRLHRGAHYLLNVRPSGDWPAQYFYYAGGVPRIMEEIKDMLHLDVMTVTGKTLGENLEDLKKNGFYEHCDKLLEEKGKPLGRKIERTEIIRDFNQAIGMDGSIAILKGNLAPEGAVIKHTACPRNMFQAKLNARPFDSEEEAIDAIFKGEIKPGDAVFIRYEGPRGSGMPEMFYTGEAICSNPELAASVALITDGRFSGASRGPIIGHVSPEAASGGPIALVEEGDLIELDVESRKLNIVGVKGIEKSPEEMEVILDERRKYLKEFKSKYTRGLLKLYAQHATSPMKGAYMD from the coding sequence ATGTTAAAAAGTCAAGAAGTCAGAAAAATAGCACCGGAAATGGACCCGTTGAAAATGGGAATGGGATGGACGGTTGAAGAACTTGAAAAACCGCAGATCATAGTGGAAAGTACTTATGGAAACAGCCATCCCGGATCCACCCATCTGGATACTTTTATAGAAGAAACGGTGAAGGCTGTGAATACAAATGGCGGTAAGCCGGCCAGATATTTCGCCACAGATATGTGTGACGGAATGGCACAGGGACACGATGGAATAAACTATTCCCTGGCTCATAGAGAGGCTATTGCTAACTTAGTGGAAGCACAGGTCAATTCCGTTACCTTTGATGGCGGTGTCTTTATTGCAAGCTGTGATAAAGGGGTGCCGGCTATGCTTATGAGTATCGGCCGATTAAAAGATATGAGCGCTATTGTAGTGAGCGGCGGAGTTATGGAAGCAGCTATTATGCAAGAAGAATATATTGTAAATGATCCAAGCTGTGCCAGAAATGAATTGCTGACGTTGGAACAAATAGGAAAGTTCTCGGCAATGCATGAACGGGGTGAGATTCCGGATGAGCAGCTTACCTTCTACAAGCATAATGCCTGTCCTAGCTGTGGGGCATGTTCCTTCATGGGAACGGCTGCTACGATGCAGGTAATGGCAGAAGCCTTGGGATTGATGCTTCCCGGTACGGCGGTTATGCCTGCTCTCGCTCCGGAATTAAAGCAGGCGGCTTATAATGCAGGTGTGCAGATTATGAAGCTTGTGGAGCAAAATATCACAGCCGGAGATATTGTTACAATGAAGAGCTTTGAAAATGCGATTATGGTACATGCGGCAATTTCAGGTTCCACGAATGCAGTTATGCATATTTCAGCGATTGCTCATGAGTTTGGCTTTGAAATAGATGCGGATACATTTGACCGTTTGCATAGGGGCGCACACTATCTTTTGAATGTAAGACCTTCGGGTGATTGGCCGGCACAATACTTCTATTATGCAGGAGGAGTTCCCCGCATCATGGAAGAAATTAAGGATATGCTTCATTTGGATGTTATGACCGTTACGGGTAAAACACTTGGTGAGAATCTGGAAGACTTAAAGAAGAATGGTTTTTATGAGCATTGTGATAAATTATTGGAAGAAAAGGGGAAACCTCTGGGAAGAAAAATTGAGCGTACGGAAATTATACGTGATTTTAATCAGGCGATTGGAATGGATGGAAGTATCGCTATTTTAAAAGGTAATTTGGCGCCGGAAGGAGCTGTTATTAAACATACAGCCTGCCCTAGAAATATGTTTCAGGCAAAATTAAATGCCAGACCCTTTGACAGTGAAGAAGAAGCCATCGATGCTATCTTTAAAGGAGAGATTAAGCCAGGCGATGCGGTATTCATTCGTTATGAAGGACCAAGAGGAAGCGGGATGCCGGAGATGTTCTATACGGGCGAAGCGATCTGTTCGAACCCGGAGTTGGCGGCAAGCGTTGCGCTCATTACAGACGGAAGGTTTTCAGGTGCGTCCAGAGGTCCTATTATCGGTCATGTATCTCCTGAAGCAGCATCAGGCGGACCTATTGCACTAGTGGAAGAAGGCGATCTTATTGAGTTGGATGTAGAAAGCCGTAAACTTAATATTGTCGGAGTAAAGGGGATAGAAAAGTCCCCGGAGGAAATGGAAGTTATATTGGATGAGAGAAGAAAATATTTAAAAGAATTCAAAAGTAAGTATACAAGAGGATTATTAAAGCTTTATGCCCAACATGCAACAAGCCCTATGAAGGGTGCATATATGGACTAA
- a CDS encoding EAL and HDOD domain-containing protein: MLVTLIPLFDENMSVRAYSLFSQKNNFLLNPSMLGTGQNDGAAKVEGLEVIRNMGIETLPSDKEVFVTLNNISVFSDIDAQCDAPHGRIVLLIDDTFPPVEMYTGRLKELKDNGYKLAIRKLAVHNFEDYRDILKLMDYIFINYKKIPLDKAKLYFNKVYPALKLCAGNIESQEVFEEVKALTGYDLFEGEFFRVPVTKGQNKVAPLKVNYIELLNTVNNNNFELAEAADIIGRDPALAISLLKMVNRMTINSQITSLRHATAMLGQKELKKWINTAVVHEMYSERPSEMTRLSLIRAKFAENLAPVFGQEVQAQELFLVGLFSVLDVIMEKSMSEALKVIKVSKNISDALIDRQGNMALVLDFMLRYESADWQEVSRQMILQKIDVGPVYEAYMGALLWYRKISLDE; the protein is encoded by the coding sequence ATGCTTGTAACATTGATACCGCTGTTCGATGAGAATATGTCAGTACGGGCGTACTCCCTATTCTCCCAAAAGAATAATTTTTTATTGAATCCCAGTATGCTCGGAACCGGGCAAAACGATGGTGCCGCCAAAGTGGAAGGGCTGGAAGTCATCCGGAATATGGGAATAGAGACACTTCCTTCGGACAAAGAGGTTTTTGTAACTCTGAATAATATTTCCGTATTTTCCGATATAGATGCCCAATGCGATGCGCCTCACGGTAGAATTGTATTGCTGATAGATGATACCTTTCCTCCTGTAGAAATGTATACTGGAAGACTGAAAGAATTGAAAGATAACGGATATAAATTGGCCATCCGTAAGCTGGCTGTCCACAATTTTGAAGACTATCGGGACATTTTGAAGTTAATGGATTATATCTTTATAAACTATAAAAAGATTCCTCTGGACAAAGCCAAATTATATTTTAATAAGGTGTATCCGGCATTGAAATTGTGTGCGGGGAATATAGAGAGCCAGGAAGTCTTTGAAGAGGTGAAGGCCCTTACGGGATACGACCTGTTTGAAGGGGAGTTTTTCCGTGTGCCTGTTACTAAGGGACAAAATAAGGTAGCTCCTTTAAAAGTAAACTATATTGAGCTTTTAAATACGGTGAACAACAATAATTTTGAATTGGCGGAAGCGGCTGACATTATAGGCCGGGATCCGGCATTGGCCATTTCTTTATTAAAAATGGTGAACCGTATGACCATCAATTCTCAAATCACATCCCTTCGCCATGCGACAGCTATGCTGGGTCAGAAGGAACTGAAAAAATGGATCAATACGGCGGTCGTACACGAGATGTATTCGGAACGCCCCAGTGAGATGACCCGTTTATCCCTGATTCGAGCCAAGTTTGCTGAAAACCTTGCACCCGTATTTGGGCAGGAAGTCCAGGCGCAGGAACTCTTTTTGGTGGGACTGTTTTCTGTTTTGGATGTTATTATGGAAAAATCCATGAGTGAGGCTCTGAAGGTGATTAAGGTATCCAAGAACATCAGCGACGCCCTGATTGACAGGCAGGGCAATATGGCTCTGGTTTTGGATTTTATGCTGCGGTATGAAAGTGCAGACTGGCAGGAAGTTTCCAGACAGATGATCTTGCAGAAAATTGATGTAGGACCTGTGTATGAAGCTTATATGGGAGCCCTGCTGTGGTACAGAAAGATTTCTCTGGATGAATAG
- a CDS encoding YdeI/OmpD-associated family protein: MSEHLQFTSRGEFRNWLKTNGMSGDGVWLLFGKSGGPKTIKASEALEEALCFGWIDGQMQSLDDKAYIKYFSERCKNSKWSEKNKAIVQILETQGMMTDYGRAKIEEAKNNGQWDKPKAPSITDEQIAVLSDVLKEYEPAYTNFQAMSPSVQKTYTRAYYDAKTDAGRANRISWMVERLNKNLKPM, encoded by the coding sequence TTGTCTGAGCATTTACAATTTACTTCGCGTGGTGAATTCAGGAATTGGTTAAAAACGAATGGTATGTCCGGCGATGGTGTGTGGTTGTTGTTCGGAAAATCGGGCGGTCCGAAAACAATAAAGGCAAGCGAGGCTCTTGAAGAAGCTCTATGCTTTGGTTGGATTGACGGACAAATGCAGAGCCTTGACGATAAGGCATATATCAAATATTTCTCGGAGCGCTGCAAAAACAGCAAGTGGTCAGAGAAGAATAAGGCCATTGTCCAGATACTTGAGACACAGGGTATGATGACTGATTATGGTAGAGCGAAAATCGAGGAAGCCAAGAACAATGGCCAATGGGACAAGCCCAAAGCTCCATCCATTACGGATGAACAGATAGCGGTTTTGTCCGATGTATTGAAAGAATACGAACCGGCTTATACCAATTTTCAGGCAATGTCCCCATCTGTACAAAAGACTTATACACGGGCATACTATGATGCAAAAACCGATGCCGGCCGTGCTAACCGCATATCGTGGATGGTTGAAAGGCTGAATAAGAATCTTAAGCCGATGTAG
- a CDS encoding GNAT family N-acetyltransferase, with protein MLLLETKRLILRDYEITDKEAYYRLKSDPETMYYLQDIKLQSTEDAEKDFADTLMDLKSENRKFYFLHIELKSSHEQIGSIGYTVTDNTPLGKLVHVGYFTYPRYWNNGYVTEALKKILNFAFLENDVYRITTGCLLENTGSEKVMKKCGFIKEAEHIDWEWHDGKMKTRVEYRLLREEWNRIHR; from the coding sequence ATGCTCCTATTAGAAACAAAACGTCTAATCCTTCGGGATTATGAAATAACGGATAAAGAAGCCTACTATCGGTTGAAGAGTGACCCTGAGACCATGTATTATCTGCAGGACATTAAACTTCAATCTACGGAAGACGCAGAGAAAGATTTCGCAGATACTCTAATGGATTTAAAAAGCGAAAACAGAAAGTTTTATTTTTTACACATAGAATTAAAATCTTCCCATGAACAAATAGGAAGTATCGGCTATACGGTAACGGACAATACTCCTCTGGGAAAATTAGTTCATGTAGGCTATTTCACATATCCGCGGTATTGGAATAATGGCTATGTGACAGAAGCTCTTAAAAAGATATTAAACTTTGCCTTCCTCGAAAATGATGTATATCGGATTACTACAGGATGCCTTTTGGAGAATACCGGTTCAGAAAAGGTAATGAAAAAGTGCGGTTTTATCAAAGAAGCGGAGCATATAGACTGGGAATGGCATGACGGAAAAATGAAGACCAGAGTAGAATATCGGTTGCTTCGGGAGGAATGGAATAGAATCCACCGGTAG
- a CDS encoding methyltransferase family protein encodes MSIKLLFQSSTKLLTGLITVCLLLFLPAGSIHYWNAWLFLSVLFIPMLLAGLILLLKSPDLLAKRLNTRENERAQKQVIILSFILFVVGFIISALDFRYNWSKLPDWVSIAAAIIFLISYGLYAEVMRENVYLSRTVEVQDGQKVIDTGLYRIVRHPMYFTTVFLFLSIPLILGSTYAFIIFFIYPFLLTKRIRNEETVLKEGLTGYTEYTKKVRYRLIPFIW; translated from the coding sequence ATGTCAATCAAATTATTATTTCAATCGTCCACTAAACTTCTTACGGGTCTGATAACAGTTTGCCTGCTATTATTCTTACCGGCAGGCTCAATACATTATTGGAATGCCTGGCTCTTTCTTAGCGTTCTCTTTATCCCTATGCTTCTGGCAGGTCTCATTCTTTTATTAAAATCGCCCGATTTGCTCGCAAAGCGTTTGAATACGAGAGAAAATGAACGCGCCCAAAAGCAAGTCATCATCTTATCGTTCATCCTATTTGTAGTCGGTTTCATTATCTCCGCATTAGATTTCAGATATAATTGGAGCAAACTCCCCGATTGGGTGAGTATAGCAGCAGCGATTATCTTCTTAATTTCGTATGGACTATATGCAGAAGTTATGAGAGAAAATGTCTATTTATCCAGAACAGTCGAAGTACAAGACGGTCAAAAAGTAATCGATACCGGCCTATACAGAATCGTAAGGCATCCCATGTACTTTACAACCGTATTTCTCTTCCTATCGATACCCCTTATTTTAGGTTCTACATATGCCTTCATTATCTTTTTCATTTACCCATTTCTTCTGACTAAAAGGATAAGAAACGAAGAAACTGTATTAAAAGAAGGATTGACCGGATACACAGAATACACGAAAAAGGTCAGATATCGGCTTATTCCATTTATCTGGTAA
- a CDS encoding LytTR family DNA-binding domain-containing protein, translated as MELITKQVDGKPLTITIEYSELDMKIKKVIQRIKSLDLMISANSDGKTFSLNVSEIYYIETVGRKVFLYTEDEIYMVDKKLYELEKQLEDTGIIRISKFCLMNMDMLYSVKQLMNSQLEATLINGEKLIVARTYLKCIKDILKEEVR; from the coding sequence ATGGAACTGATAACAAAACAAGTGGATGGCAAGCCGTTAACGATAACAATCGAATATTCTGAATTAGATATGAAGATTAAAAAAGTTATACAAAGAATCAAATCACTGGATTTGATGATTAGCGCTAATAGTGACGGCAAAACTTTTTCATTGAATGTTTCAGAGATATATTATATTGAAACAGTAGGAAGAAAAGTATTTTTATATACTGAAGATGAAATTTATATGGTGGATAAAAAGTTATATGAGCTTGAAAAACAGTTAGAAGATACAGGAATAATACGGATTAGTAAGTTCTGCTTGATGAATATGGATATGCTCTACAGTGTGAAACAGCTTATGAACAGCCAGCTTGAAGCAACTTTAATCAATGGTGAAAAACTGATTGTGGCAAGGACCTATTTGAAATGCATTAAAGATATTTTGAAGGAGGAAGTAAGGTGA
- a CDS encoding CPBP family intramembrane glutamic endopeptidase codes for MKKIFKREDKLVLFFVITLIWTWSFGFIPVIIGIEGTPLGTFLFYFGGGAPSVTALFLVFFTYTKEQKKDYFKRCFSFRHMGIKWLLLTILFFSVITIAALIIGVYLLGYEMPGMNYIHAIIQNPFYICVVLFLSVISGPLNEEFGWRGYALDRLFTRYGFVGATLILGFIWGIWHMAWYFTPGQAQYDMFQFSPFHAIMWIPSVTIFNFSVSYVYIKTKKSILAGALVHMFSNLLGSQLLSPYSAEMSMVLRYTTMFFCGCLALYCIFSPKFREEFAAVS; via the coding sequence ATGAAGAAAATATTTAAAAGAGAAGACAAATTAGTCCTGTTTTTTGTGATTACGCTTATATGGACATGGAGTTTCGGCTTTATTCCCGTTATCATAGGAATAGAGGGTACGCCATTGGGAACTTTCTTATTTTATTTCGGCGGCGGCGCGCCTTCTGTTACGGCGTTATTCCTCGTATTTTTCACTTACACGAAAGAGCAAAAAAAGGATTATTTTAAGCGGTGCTTCAGTTTCCGCCACATGGGGATAAAGTGGCTTCTTTTAACCATTCTGTTTTTTTCGGTAATTACAATAGCAGCACTTATAATAGGCGTATACTTGTTGGGATATGAGATGCCGGGAATGAATTATATTCATGCAATTATACAAAATCCTTTTTATATATGTGTCGTGTTGTTTCTGTCGGTTATTTCCGGACCATTGAATGAGGAATTCGGGTGGAGGGGATATGCGTTGGATCGGTTATTTACCAGATACGGATTTGTGGGAGCTACTTTGATTTTAGGTTTTATCTGGGGAATTTGGCATATGGCATGGTATTTTACCCCGGGGCAGGCTCAATACGATATGTTTCAGTTCTCGCCGTTCCATGCGATTATGTGGATTCCGTCTGTCACGATTTTTAACTTTTCTGTTTCCTATGTATATATTAAGACGAAAAAAAGTATTTTGGCAGGAGCATTGGTACATATGTTTTCAAACTTATTGGGAAGCCAGCTTCTTTCCCCCTATTCGGCAGAAATGAGTATGGTGCTCCGTTACACTACAATGTTCTTTTGCGGCTGCCTTGCATTATATTGTATTTTTTCGCCAAAGTTTAGAGAAGAATTTGCCGCTGTATCATAA
- a CDS encoding NADH peroxidase produces the protein MMKFVCQVCGYVHEGDAAPEKCPICSAPGSKFTQQSADRTWAAEHVVGVAQGVSEDILKDLRDNFTGECTEVGMYLAMSRVAHREGYPEIGLYWEKAAWEEAEHAAKFAELLGEVVTDSTKKNLEMRVDAENGATMGKFDLAKRAKEQNLDAIHDTVHEMARDEARHGKAFEGLLKRYFS, from the coding sequence ATTATGAAATTTGTATGTCAAGTATGTGGTTATGTTCACGAAGGAGATGCAGCACCTGAAAAGTGCCCCATTTGTAGTGCACCTGGTTCCAAATTCACTCAGCAGAGCGCAGATAGAACATGGGCTGCTGAACACGTTGTAGGAGTTGCTCAGGGTGTTAGCGAAGATATCTTAAAAGACTTAAGAGATAACTTCACAGGCGAATGTACAGAAGTTGGTATGTACCTTGCTATGTCAAGAGTTGCACACAGAGAAGGCTATCCTGAAATCGGTTTATATTGGGAAAAGGCTGCATGGGAAGAAGCTGAACATGCTGCAAAATTTGCTGAATTGCTCGGCGAAGTTGTGACAGATTCCACAAAGAAAAACCTCGAAATGAGAGTTGATGCAGAAAACGGCGCAACTATGGGTAAATTTGATCTTGCAAAACGCGCAAAAGAACAGAACCTCGATGCTATTCACGATACAGTACATGAAATGGCAAGAGACGAAGCAAGACATGGCAAAGCATTTGAAGGACTACTTAAACGCTACTTTAGTTAA
- a CDS encoding Fur family transcriptional regulator: MALKYSRQREVIKEFISTRTDHPTADIVYINVRQQYPNISLGTVYRNLTLLTERGEIQKVDVGDGVDHFDCDTSPHNHFVCKCCGSVIDLEMESIDSITDTAAKNFNGRIDGHVTYFHGLCGDCCQQQLS; the protein is encoded by the coding sequence ATGGCACTTAAATATAGTAGGCAACGGGAGGTTATTAAAGAGTTCATTAGCACAAGAACAGACCACCCGACCGCAGATATCGTATATATTAATGTTCGGCAGCAATACCCTAATATTAGCCTTGGCACCGTATATCGTAACCTCACCCTTCTTACTGAAAGAGGCGAGATACAGAAAGTTGATGTTGGAGATGGGGTAGATCATTTCGACTGTGATACCTCACCTCACAATCATTTTGTCTGTAAATGTTGTGGTAGCGTTATCGATTTAGAGATGGAAAGTATAGACAGTATCACAGATACTGCTGCTAAGAATTTTAATGGGCGTATCGATGGGCATGTCACTTATTTTCATGGGCTATGTGGCGATTGTTGTCAACAACAGCTTTCTTAA
- a CDS encoding sensor histidine kinase: MKFKTRLLVTFLTIVFLPLALTAAAFVSIGGYLANAQKEFGIVNINYTMMSSPSETFEKISEEVFKEVKRQIIEDETRLEELTYLQDLNNEIKNRASYLIVRKGDEIYYTGNEVASAKIFKLLPAYGYENESEDSGYYYNSMEKLVKQLDFTFSDGSEGSFFIVTRMHTLISKQLLVDMFIAIVLILIFTSLMLTRFIQRGVFEPVNALNLAMKNIADGNLEYMLNTNNNGEIGELYRNYEDMRLRLKESTDEKFEHEKQNRELISNISHDLKTPITAIKGYVEGIMDGVADTPEKMDKYIKTIYNKANDMDRLINELTVYSGIDSNRVPYHFHRINVADYFGDCVEEVGLELESENIELNYFNLVSPDTVIIADPEQLRRVISNIIGNSAKYMDKEKGVIDIRILDEVDSIRVEIEDNGKGIAAKDLPNVFERFYRTDASRNSSKGGSGIGLSIVKKIVEDHGGYIWATSKEDEGTCLHFVFRKYREMKE; this comes from the coding sequence ATGAAGTTTAAGACGAGATTGCTTGTTACCTTTTTGACAATTGTATTTTTGCCCCTGGCATTGACAGCGGCGGCATTTGTTAGTATTGGAGGATATTTGGCTAATGCCCAAAAAGAATTTGGAATAGTAAATATTAATTATACCATGATGTCAAGCCCTTCCGAGACATTTGAGAAGATCTCAGAGGAGGTTTTCAAGGAAGTTAAGCGGCAGATTATAGAGGATGAGACGAGGCTGGAAGAGTTAACCTATCTGCAGGATCTAAATAACGAGATTAAGAATAGGGCGTCTTATTTAATCGTTCGCAAGGGCGATGAAATATATTATACAGGCAATGAAGTTGCGTCTGCCAAGATATTTAAACTTTTACCGGCATATGGTTATGAGAATGAAAGTGAAGATTCAGGCTATTATTATAATAGTATGGAAAAGCTTGTGAAGCAGCTTGACTTTACCTTTTCGGATGGTTCAGAGGGCAGTTTCTTCATCGTAACGCGGATGCACACCCTTATATCGAAGCAGCTGTTAGTGGATATGTTTATCGCTATTGTTTTAATACTGATATTTACCAGTCTGATGCTTACCAGATTTATTCAACGCGGAGTATTTGAACCGGTGAATGCACTGAATCTGGCAATGAAGAATATTGCTGATGGCAACTTGGAATATATGCTCAATACGAATAATAATGGCGAGATAGGGGAACTGTATAGAAATTATGAAGATATGCGTCTTCGTCTGAAAGAATCTACCGATGAGAAATTCGAACATGAGAAGCAGAATCGGGAATTGATCAGCAATATTTCTCATGATTTGAAGACACCCATTACCGCAATCAAAGGGTATGTGGAAGGTATTATGGATGGTGTGGCAGATACACCTGAGAAAATGGATAAGTATATTAAGACCATTTATAATAAGGCCAACGATATGGACCGGCTTATTAATGAATTGACAGTTTATTCCGGTATAGATTCTAATAGGGTACCTTACCATTTCCATCGTATTAATGTAGCCGATTATTTCGGTGACTGTGTGGAGGAAGTAGGGCTTGAACTGGAATCTGAGAATATCGAACTGAATTATTTCAATCTGGTATCGCCCGATACGGTAATAATAGCAGATCCGGAGCAGCTTCGACGCGTTATTAGTAATATCATCGGCAACAGTGCGAAATATATGGATAAGGAAAAGGGAGTTATTGACATCCGCATACTGGATGAAGTAGATTCCATCCGTGTTGAGATAGAGGATAATGGAAAAGGTATTGCAGCTAAGGATTTGCCCAATGTTTTCGAACGGTTTTACCGTACGGATGCTTCCAGGAATTCTTCCAAAGGGGGAAGTGGAATTGGTCTTTCCATAGTTAAGAAAATTGTTGAAGACCACGGCGGATATATATGGGCAACGAGTAAAGAGGATGAAGGTACCTGTTTGCATTTCGTATTTAGAAAGTATCGGGAAATGAAAGAGTAA
- a CDS encoding response regulator transcription factor has translation MSKILIVEDEEAIADLEKDYLELSDFEVEIEHSGDRGLERALAGDFDLIILDLMLPGIDGFEVCKRIREEKNIPILMVSAKKDDIDKIRGLGLGADDYMTKPFSPSELVARVKAHMARYDRLVGSNQKTNDIVEIRGIRIDKTARRVYIDNEERTFTTKEFDLLTFLAENPNHVFTKEELFREIWDMDSIGDIATVTVHIKKIREKIEFDTAKPQYIETIWGVGYRFKV, from the coding sequence ATGAGTAAAATATTAATTGTAGAAGACGAAGAAGCAATTGCTGACTTAGAGAAGGATTATCTTGAATTGAGTGATTTTGAAGTGGAAATAGAGCATTCCGGGGATCGCGGATTGGAAAGAGCCTTAGCCGGGGACTTCGATTTGATTATTTTAGATTTGATGCTTCCGGGAATAGATGGTTTCGAAGTATGCAAAAGAATTCGGGAAGAGAAGAATATACCTATTCTTATGGTTTCTGCGAAAAAGGATGACATCGATAAAATCAGAGGACTTGGGCTTGGTGCGGATGATTATATGACGAAACCTTTCAGCCCCAGTGAATTAGTAGCGCGAGTAAAAGCACATATGGCGAGATATGACAGACTTGTCGGTTCTAATCAGAAGACTAACGATATAGTAGAAATCAGAGGAATCCGCATCGATAAGACAGCCCGCAGGGTGTATATCGATAATGAGGAGAGGACCTTTACGACGAAAGAGTTCGATTTACTCACCTTCCTGGCGGAGAATCCCAATCATGTATTTACTAAGGAAGAACTGTTTCGTGAAATCTGGGATATGGACTCTATCGGCGATATCGCTACGGTAACCGTTCATATTAAGAAGATTCGCGAGAAAATTGAATTCGATACGGCAAAGCCCCAATATATTGAGACAATCTGGGGAGTTGGATACCGTTTTAAGGTGTAA
- a CDS encoding HAD family hydrolase, giving the protein MGKKNLISMRKELTDYHAIILDVDGTLYSQPSLRFGMIFDLLKHYLCHPLHIKDIFIIKRYRSVREHWDTLAIDDSDNSSSIEELQYTYVAQQMNTSPSHVKELVLYWLHTQPLSLIVKYRDRKLIELIMALQEKGTTIAVYSDYPATDKLMALNISSDYVFCAFDEEINCMKPDPKAMYTIMEKLNEAPQNILMVGDRYSKDGLAAKNVDIDYLILTKFVLCRRNLLYNWM; this is encoded by the coding sequence ATGGGAAAGAAGAATCTTATTTCTATGCGCAAAGAATTGACAGATTATCATGCCATCATCCTCGATGTGGATGGCACCCTTTACAGCCAGCCTTCTTTGCGGTTTGGCATGATATTCGATTTGCTCAAGCACTACCTTTGCCATCCTCTTCATATCAAGGATATATTCATTATAAAAAGATACCGCTCAGTAAGAGAGCATTGGGATACCCTTGCTATAGATGATTCGGATAATTCCTCTTCTATAGAGGAACTTCAGTATACATATGTGGCACAGCAAATGAATACTTCTCCTTCCCATGTCAAGGAACTTGTCTTATATTGGCTTCATACCCAGCCGCTTAGTCTAATTGTAAAATATAGAGACCGCAAGTTAATCGAACTTATCATGGCCCTGCAGGAAAAAGGAACTACCATTGCTGTTTATTCAGATTATCCCGCTACAGACAAATTAATGGCTCTCAATATTTCATCCGATTATGTATTCTGTGCCTTCGACGAGGAAATCAATTGTATGAAACCGGATCCAAAGGCGATGTATACGATTATGGAGAAGCTTAATGAAGCGCCCCAAAATATATTGATGGTCGGCGACCGTTATTCTAAGGATGGACTAGCCGCTAAAAATGTCGATATAGATTATCTTATTCTTACTAAATTCGTACTTTGCCGCAGAAATTTGCTATACAACTGGATGTGA